The following are from one region of the Nicotiana tabacum cultivar K326 chromosome 3, ASM71507v2, whole genome shotgun sequence genome:
- the LOC107783744 gene encoding putative mitochondrial protein AtMg00240 has protein sequence MELITDLGMTGLKPVATPMECNQRFTIAKYDQNLELKDDEKLPDAGPYQRLVGKLFHLTMTRPDICYAVHVLSQFMHCPKKSHMEASIRVVRYIKGALGLGLLMSSKPCPKLTAFCDAGWASCPVSRKSVTGYVMKLGDS, from the coding sequence ATGGAATTGATCACTGATCTTGGAATGACAGGATTAAAACCAGTAGCCACTCCAATGGAGTGCAATCAGAGATTCACAATAGCAAAATATGACCAAAACTTGGAGCTGAAAGATGATGAGAAGCTACCAGATGCAGGGCCATACCAAAGATTGGTTGGGAAACTATTTCACCTTACTATGACAAGACCAGACATTTGTTATGCAGTGCATGTGTTGAGCCAATTTATGCATTGTCCAAAGAAGTCACACATGGAGGCATCAATAAGAGTTGTTAGGTACATAAAAGGGGCACTAGGTCTTGGTCTACTGATGAGCTCAAAGCCTTGCCCAAAACTCACAGCATTTTGTGATGCTGGTTGGGCATCGTGTCCAGTGTCAAGAAAGTCTGTGACAGGGTACGTGATGAAGCTAGGAGATTCTTAG
- the LOC142178534 gene encoding putative mitochondrial protein AtMg00820 has protein sequence MTQELNALKENETWSLVDLPIGKVPIGCKWVFKIKYRADGEVERYKARLVAKRYNQMKGLDYQETFSPVVKMVTVRVVLALAAAHNWNLHQMDVYNAFLQGNLTEEVYICLP, from the coding sequence ATGACACAAGAGTTAAATGCCCTCAAAGAGAATGAGACCTGGTCCTTGGTAGATTTGCCAATAGGGAAAGTTCCCATTGGTTGCAAATGggtattcaaaataaaatatagaGCAGACGgggaagttgaaagatacaaagctcgttTGGTTGCGAAAAGGTATAATCAGATGAAAGGACTCGACTACCAGGAGACCTTTTCTCCTGTAGTCAAAATGGTGACAGTCAGAGTGGTTCTTGCCCTAGCAGCAGCACACAATTGGAACTTGCATCAGATGGACGTATACAATGCCTTCCTTCAGGGCAACCTCACTGAAGAAGTGTATATATGCTTGCCCTAG